A stretch of the Pseudomonadota bacterium genome encodes the following:
- a CDS encoding PAS domain S-box protein produces the protein MVSLKKIADCAFSYRNRLLLPIALMLLSAGYLHMVWFPGVYSEVLENSQRAEADYLQILGQRVQGVLEQEDAAAASHLLQQALEQHPAWMSIELDGSLENSIHVQQEHIPASTTQTYISLPLGLRDDLPLTLSAGIDFSSHHFGGLMQLRIFELLLVTSIVLAALGGYYLHENSVRKPLLALSRTAERLMHSVSHTTQPMRMINELGKLTQVLTFLHSELIRCQIEIEQRHRVLEIIRKSQLNFIRDIEPGDIFFNIIGDLLDLTDSEFGYLGEILYHPDGSRYLRVIALKNNGLYDAAFDELQGSAMSIRQDTLTGRVINQAGIVTLDSAAVIQDVAGLDNYLPLPNTYIGIPFMRGAKVIGMLCLANRKQGYDAELIDSLQPIASTCTSLVEATKNERERARVAAELEDKVEHIKAIVDTVVDGIITINEKGIIESFNPAAEMIFGYRSEEVAGKNVSLLMPESYRHAHNGYLENYCLTGERKVIGIGREVEGLRRDGSVFPMDLAVSEMYAGGARMFTGVVRDITERKAADRIKNEFISVVSHELRTPLTSIHGSLRLIEGGMAGKISRNCTELVRLANKNVERLIRLINDLLDIEKMEAGKYSYQLEPMGIRDVLEYAIRESSGYAQEHDVTLACAAIPDDIEANIDRDRIIQVMVNLLSNAVKFSPENSVVEITAGLNGNQLRVSVTDHGTGIPSEFQDSVFKKFCQSDSSDSRKLGGTGLGLSICKSIIEGHGGKIGFDTMPGQGTTFYFELPATTPATAVALPGRLRILLCNADDAVAEHCDFLLRNAGFDIDKSSDTAAAVRLLDEQHYDAMILDLPARDAMAFASTPSVQDVGIPVIMLCDAADDNAVQTVTTDTIRQLYRPIDGEVLVDAVLQCVQHGCQVRRILHIEDDPDMLALVQAILADTWQIIPARSLAEARKLLIEHDYDLVMLDIGLPDGSGLDLLPDIRQREYPVMLFSEEDSIESAMFSFDAKLVKSYTSSATLLKTVLDLTEAA, from the coding sequence ATGGTCAGCCTGAAGAAGATCGCAGACTGCGCATTCAGTTACCGCAACAGGCTGTTGTTGCCGATCGCACTGATGTTGCTCTCTGCAGGCTACCTGCATATGGTCTGGTTCCCCGGCGTCTATTCCGAGGTACTCGAGAACAGCCAGCGCGCCGAAGCCGACTACCTGCAGATTCTTGGCCAGCGTGTTCAGGGTGTCCTGGAACAAGAAGACGCGGCAGCGGCCTCTCACCTGTTGCAACAGGCCCTGGAGCAGCACCCCGCTTGGATGTCCATCGAACTGGACGGCTCACTCGAGAACAGCATTCACGTGCAGCAGGAGCATATCCCCGCCAGCACGACCCAGACCTATATCAGCCTGCCGCTGGGGCTGCGCGACGATCTGCCGCTCACCCTTTCCGCCGGCATCGACTTCAGCAGCCACCATTTCGGCGGTCTGATGCAGCTGCGGATCTTCGAGCTGCTGCTGGTGACGAGTATCGTGCTGGCGGCGCTGGGCGGTTACTATCTCCATGAAAACAGCGTGCGCAAACCGCTGCTGGCGCTTTCCCGCACCGCGGAACGGCTCATGCACTCCGTTAGTCACACGACGCAGCCGATGCGCATGATCAACGAACTCGGCAAACTGACCCAGGTGCTGACCTTCCTGCATTCCGAGCTAATCAGATGCCAGATCGAGATCGAGCAGCGTCATCGCGTGCTCGAGATCATCCGCAAGTCACAGCTGAACTTCATTCGCGATATCGAACCGGGCGACATCTTCTTCAATATCATCGGCGACCTGCTGGATCTTACCGACAGCGAGTTCGGTTATCTTGGCGAAATCCTCTATCACCCGGATGGCAGCCGCTACCTGCGCGTAATCGCGCTGAAGAACAACGGACTGTATGACGCCGCCTTCGACGAGTTGCAGGGCAGCGCCATGTCGATTCGCCAGGACACGCTGACCGGCAGAGTCATCAATCAGGCAGGCATTGTCACGCTGGACTCGGCCGCCGTCATCCAGGATGTTGCCGGACTGGACAACTATCTGCCGCTACCCAACACCTACATCGGAATCCCGTTCATGCGTGGCGCCAAGGTCATCGGCATGCTGTGCCTGGCCAACAGGAAGCAGGGTTACGACGCTGAGCTTATTGATTCGCTGCAACCGATTGCCAGCACCTGCACCAGTCTGGTCGAGGCCACCAAGAATGAGCGCGAACGCGCACGGGTAGCCGCCGAACTCGAGGACAAGGTGGAACATATCAAGGCCATCGTCGACACCGTGGTTGACGGCATCATCACCATCAACGAGAAAGGCATCATCGAATCCTTCAACCCGGCTGCCGAGATGATATTCGGCTACCGGTCCGAGGAGGTCGCCGGCAAAAACGTCAGCCTGCTGATGCCGGAGTCATACCGCCATGCGCATAACGGCTATCTCGAAAACTATTGCTTGACCGGCGAACGCAAGGTTATCGGCATCGGCCGCGAGGTTGAGGGTCTGCGCCGCGACGGCAGCGTCTTCCCGATGGACCTCGCTGTCAGCGAGATGTATGCCGGCGGCGCCCGCATGTTCACCGGCGTGGTGCGTGATATCACCGAGCGCAAGGCAGCCGACCGCATCAAGAACGAATTCATTTCCGTCGTTAGTCACGAACTGCGCACACCCTTGACCTCGATCCACGGCTCACTGCGGCTGATCGAAGGCGGAATGGCCGGCAAGATATCGCGCAATTGCACGGAACTCGTCAGGCTCGCCAACAAGAATGTCGAGCGGCTCATTCGCCTCATCAATGACTTGCTGGATATCGAGAAAATGGAGGCAGGCAAGTACTCCTACCAGCTCGAACCCATGGGGATCAGGGACGTGCTCGAATATGCCATCCGGGAAAGTTCCGGCTATGCACAGGAACACGATGTTACGTTGGCATGCGCGGCGATCCCCGACGATATCGAGGCCAATATCGACCGCGACAGGATCATCCAGGTCATGGTCAATCTGCTGTCGAACGCGGTCAAGTTCTCGCCTGAGAACAGCGTGGTGGAGATCACGGCAGGACTCAACGGCAACCAGTTGCGGGTCTCGGTCACGGACCATGGCACGGGAATCCCGTCCGAGTTTCAGGACAGCGTGTTTAAGAAATTCTGTCAGTCCGATTCTTCCGACAGCCGCAAACTCGGCGGCACCGGTCTCGGTCTGAGCATATGCAAGTCGATCATCGAGGGGCACGGTGGCAAAATCGGCTTCGACACCATGCCGGGACAGGGCACCACCTTCTACTTCGAACTGCCCGCGACCACACCAGCGACTGCAGTGGCGCTGCCAGGGCGGCTCCGGATCCTGCTCTGCAATGCGGACGATGCTGTTGCCGAGCACTGCGATTTCCTGCTGCGCAACGCCGGATTCGACATCGACAAGAGCAGCGACACCGCCGCTGCTGTACGCCTGCTGGATGAACAACACTATGATGCCATGATACTTGATCTGCCTGCTCGGGATGCCATGGCCTTTGCCAGCACCCCGAGCGTCCAGGACGTGGGTATACCGGTAATCATGCTCTGCGATGCTGCGGACGACAATGCGGTTCAGACCGTGACAACTGACACAATCAGGCAGTTGTACAGGCCGATCGATGGTGAAGTACTGGTCGATGCCGTACTGCAGTGTGTACAACATGGCTGTCAGGTCCGCCGTATCCTCCATATCGAAGATGACCCGGACATGCTGGCGCTGGTCCAGGCCATACTGGCCGACACCTGGCAAATCATACCGGCACGGTCACTGGCGGAGGCGCGCAAGCTGCTTATCGAACATGACTATGACCTGGTCATGCTGGATATCGGCTTACCTGATGGCTCCGGACTTGATCTGCTACCTGATATCAGGCAGCGCGAATACCCAGTCATGCTGTTCTCGGAGGAGGACTCCATCGAGAGCGCCATGTTCAGCTTCGACGCCAAGCTGGTCAAATCCTATACCAGCAGCGCGACGCTGCTCAAAACAGTACTGGACCTGACCGAGGCTGCATGA
- a CDS encoding efflux RND transporter periplasmic adaptor subunit — protein sequence MKNLALLVQLTALVPLLAACEQATPKPPASAPPPAEVAVIEVTPGAIPLTRELVGRLAPTRVAEVRARVAGIILERSYREGTDVAQGTVLYRIDPAPLETALHAREAALARARADAANAAATAKRFRELAEKQLISTQDLDDALAAERSTAAAVKQAQADVESARLDLGYATVTAPIAGRAGRSLVTEGALVGQGEATRLTSIEQIDPLYVNFSLSVAELRELQGGIRAPQAAAPVEVQLPDGTAYGHPGTLDFSDLAVDPGTGALSLRAVLPNPEHALLPGMFVNLRLTTGTLDAAYILPQSAVTRDSAGAYALTVDAAGKVAQRRLQTHGMTTSGWIVTGELGTGEQVIVEGLQKVQPGGSAKPVAAPQAAAPANTH from the coding sequence ATGAAAAACCTCGCACTTCTCGTACAGCTGACCGCCCTCGTCCCGCTGCTGGCCGCCTGCGAGCAGGCCACACCCAAGCCCCCCGCGAGCGCACCGCCGCCGGCGGAGGTTGCCGTGATCGAGGTGACACCGGGCGCCATACCGCTCACCCGGGAACTGGTCGGCCGGCTGGCGCCCACCCGGGTCGCAGAGGTCCGGGCCCGGGTCGCGGGCATCATCCTCGAGCGCAGTTACCGGGAAGGCACTGACGTCGCACAGGGCACGGTTCTCTATCGCATCGATCCCGCCCCGCTCGAGACGGCCCTGCATGCGCGCGAGGCCGCCCTGGCCCGCGCGCGCGCAGATGCCGCCAACGCCGCGGCGACGGCCAAACGCTTCCGGGAACTGGCAGAAAAACAGCTGATCTCCACCCAGGATCTGGATGATGCGCTGGCCGCCGAGCGCAGCACTGCAGCGGCCGTCAAGCAGGCCCAGGCCGACGTGGAAAGCGCACGCCTGGATTTGGGCTATGCCACCGTCACCGCACCGATCGCCGGGCGCGCCGGGCGTTCGCTGGTAACCGAGGGTGCCCTCGTCGGCCAGGGTGAGGCAACCCGGCTCACCAGCATCGAACAGATCGATCCGCTGTACGTCAATTTCAGCCTGTCCGTCGCGGAGTTGCGCGAGCTCCAGGGCGGCATCAGGGCGCCGCAGGCTGCCGCCCCGGTGGAGGTGCAGCTGCCGGACGGCACGGCCTACGGGCATCCCGGCACACTCGATTTCTCCGACCTCGCCGTCGATCCCGGCACCGGCGCACTCTCCCTGCGCGCCGTCCTGCCCAACCCGGAACATGCCCTGCTGCCGGGCATGTTCGTGAACCTGCGTCTGACCACCGGCACGCTCGACGCCGCCTACATCCTGCCGCAGTCCGCGGTCACCCGCGACAGCGCGGGCGCCTATGCGCTGACCGTGGATGCCGCTGGCAAGGTTGCGCAGCGTCGCCTCCAGACCCATGGCATGACCACGAGCGGCTGGATCGTAACGGGCGAGCTGGGCACGGGTGAACAGGTGATCGTCGAGGGCCTGCAGAAAGTCCAGCCGGGCGGCAGCGCCAAGCCGGTAGCGGCGCCGCAGGCCGCCGCACCCGCGAATACCCACTGA
- a CDS encoding GTP-binding protein: MSADAMLEHTIIFSGPAGAGKTSALAALDLKSPQRQRPALAPDTMDHGVLQLSRTERIHCYGISGRYYSEHAQVIPSANALGLVLLLDNTLANPFAELDFHLDVFGDFIDRSGLVIGVTKMDIGETPSLVEYNNYLRKQAQLYPVFEVDTRKQRDVAILIQALLYCIDPRIRACG; this comes from the coding sequence ATGAGCGCAGACGCAATGCTTGAGCACACGATCATCTTCAGCGGACCCGCAGGCGCCGGCAAGACCAGCGCGCTTGCAGCACTCGACCTGAAATCGCCACAACGGCAACGTCCGGCGCTTGCTCCTGACACCATGGACCACGGCGTCCTGCAACTCAGCCGGACGGAACGTATCCATTGTTACGGTATCAGTGGTCGGTATTACAGCGAGCACGCACAGGTCATACCATCCGCGAATGCCCTCGGGCTGGTGCTGCTGCTGGACAACACCCTGGCAAACCCTTTCGCCGAGTTGGATTTCCATCTCGATGTATTTGGCGATTTCATCGACCGTTCCGGGCTCGTGATCGGCGTAACGAAAATGGATATCGGGGAAACCCCCAGCCTGGTCGAGTACAACAATTACCTGCGCAAGCAGGCGCAGCTGTACCCGGTTTTCGAAGTCGATACCAGAAAACAGCGTGATGTGGCCATCCTGATACAGGCGCTGCTGTACTGTATCGATCCGCGAATTCGCGCCTGCGGCTGA
- a CDS encoding Hpt domain-containing protein produces MSAPSLQARQKLAALQYSYVCNLPGKLGAIMHEFDRLRTDADAPQALGELHKLTHQLAGSAGSFGCRDISVAAREYDAFLSQLDPSHSPNRTDMRTLEILFEQLQHVIDSTVATTLHAATDTTDKPNREV; encoded by the coding sequence ATGTCAGCACCTAGTCTACAGGCCAGGCAGAAGCTGGCCGCATTGCAGTATAGCTATGTCTGCAATCTGCCCGGCAAGCTGGGCGCGATCATGCATGAATTCGACCGCCTGAGAACGGATGCAGATGCACCGCAGGCACTAGGTGAATTGCACAAGCTCACGCATCAGCTGGCCGGCTCTGCCGGAAGTTTCGGTTGCCGGGACATCAGCGTCGCAGCACGCGAATACGATGCATTCCTCAGCCAGCTCGACCCGTCGCACAGCCCGAACCGTACCGACATGCGCACGCTGGAAATACTTTTCGAACAACTGCAGCATGTGATCGACAGCACAGTGGCAACCACGCTGCACGCCGCAACCGACACCACCGACAAACCCAACCGGGAGGTATAG
- a CDS encoding HipA domain-containing protein codes for MARDQHAVIWTRLTGTPEKMGHLVLSGDLAAFTYTREYLATGQPGFCLLGDGRIWGTDTVTYPVSERIPVFPRLLSLIPGNNPRNLQRRHYLDILRMRSGQEPPPGLETEWQLLVLGGHGGIGHIDVFADDIAAERWYHGSDTPSAAGATRPPLDRRSQLWRMLKREVLDENVEFDVRLIEATLGPTPSVGGMIPKLLVSLTPGSSTPDFLPPETPQQRDVVLKIEPPEYAGLLDLEALCLEIHREAGFEVPAWHRFDDSELHFLAVERFDRVEGRPVPMESLFSVIATGDHRFRETGDIVLDELGTILERLTEVATLHRDAAAQLYRRLLLALLTGNGDLHLDNIALLGGLSDCRLAPVYDPAPMRAWPRHNLVSAIPFDPSGYSDHGAYYADLGESFGLTAEATDRCIRAALDATADFGERVLALQRVPKQQRIGLAAIAHQERTLLERHSG; via the coding sequence ATGGCGCGCGACCAGCATGCCGTGATCTGGACCCGGTTGACGGGGACCCCCGAGAAGATGGGGCATCTGGTGCTGTCGGGCGATCTGGCCGCCTTTACCTATACCAGGGAGTATCTGGCAACCGGCCAACCCGGTTTCTGCCTGCTCGGCGACGGCAGGATCTGGGGCACGGATACCGTGACCTACCCCGTCAGTGAACGGATACCGGTCTTTCCCCGCCTGCTCAGCCTGATCCCGGGCAACAACCCGCGCAACCTGCAGCGCCGACACTACCTCGATATCCTGCGGATGCGATCGGGCCAGGAACCGCCGCCCGGCCTGGAGACGGAATGGCAGCTACTGGTGTTGGGTGGCCATGGCGGTATCGGCCACATCGACGTTTTCGCGGATGACATCGCCGCCGAACGCTGGTACCACGGCAGCGACACGCCGTCCGCGGCCGGCGCAACACGCCCGCCCCTCGACCGACGCTCCCAACTCTGGCGCATGCTCAAGCGCGAAGTACTGGATGAAAACGTCGAATTCGATGTGCGCCTCATCGAAGCGACGCTCGGACCGACGCCTTCGGTCGGCGGCATGATCCCGAAACTGCTGGTTTCCCTGACCCCGGGTTCATCGACTCCCGATTTCCTCCCGCCCGAGACGCCACAACAGCGCGACGTGGTGCTGAAGATCGAACCGCCGGAGTACGCCGGCCTGCTGGACCTGGAGGCCCTGTGCCTCGAGATCCATCGCGAGGCCGGTTTCGAGGTGCCCGCCTGGCACCGCTTCGACGACAGCGAACTGCACTTCCTGGCGGTGGAACGTTTCGACCGCGTCGAAGGCAGGCCGGTACCGATGGAATCCCTGTTTTCGGTAATCGCCACCGGTGACCACCGTTTCCGTGAAACCGGCGATATCGTGCTAGACGAACTCGGCACCATCCTGGAACGTCTGACCGAGGTGGCCACGCTGCACAGGGATGCCGCAGCGCAGCTGTATCGGCGTCTGCTGCTGGCCTTGCTGACTGGTAACGGCGACCTGCACCTGGACAACATCGCACTGCTGGGTGGATTGTCCGACTGCCGGCTGGCACCGGTCTACGATCCGGCACCCATGCGTGCCTGGCCACGCCACAACCTGGTCAGCGCCATTCCCTTCGACCCGTCCGGCTATTCAGACCACGGCGCCTACTATGCGGACCTGGGAGAATCCTTCGGGCTGACTGCCGAGGCAACGGACCGGTGCATCAGGGCTGCACTCGATGCGACCGCGGATTTCGGCGAACGGGTACTGGCGCTGCAGCGGGTGCCCAAGCAGCAGCGTATTGGACTGGCGGCGATCGCACACCAGGAACGGACACTGCTGGAACGCCATTCCGGCTAG
- a CDS encoding response regulator: MKILIADDDRELNCYFETWLAAMGCDVITAVDAMQAMSFSVKHQPDVILLDVEMPAGTGRNALLNLKKSRQTRAIPVIAFSGSTNPFLYNEMTDLGAVEFLQKPVDPESLYSILHHYAEARQSA, encoded by the coding sequence ATGAAGATCCTGATTGCAGACGATGACCGAGAACTGAACTGTTATTTCGAAACCTGGCTCGCCGCGATGGGCTGCGACGTCATCACCGCCGTCGATGCCATGCAGGCGATGAGCTTCAGCGTGAAACATCAGCCGGATGTGATACTACTGGATGTGGAGATGCCGGCAGGCACCGGCCGCAACGCCCTTCTCAACCTGAAAAAGTCGCGGCAGACACGGGCGATACCGGTCATCGCATTCTCCGGCAGCACAAATCCGTTCCTGTATAACGAAATGACCGACTTGGGTGCCGTGGAATTCCTGCAGAAGCCGGTCGATCCGGAATCACTCTACAGCATCTTGCACCACTATGCCGAGGCGCGCCAGTCGGCCTGA
- a CDS encoding ankyrin repeat domain-containing protein, producing MFKRLALPDTLHIRRSCCAVMIAILATPAIAAEPTGPVDFGNETDVTITRTLDPNHPLPPAESLLPPLPVPKSTNAIPGTTALARAAIRGDLDAIRDELENGADINEQDPDGTTALAHAAAAGQVAAIRLLLARGAAVDRSDNSGATPLMQTVAGGHLEAAAALVEHGANVNARLSKSKSTVLILAAWHGRTAIARLLLDKGADMNAVNTGHVSALMTALERRQSEIASLLLERGARIDAVSRSGMTVLDIAAMADDSTTVETLLKRGLEVNRQDRSGRTALMRAAMRGATGAMQALIKAGASVNAVTGNGTTALIIAIVNSEAGSAQLLLEKGADVNARTTDLGASALLWAAGRNNPDLIRLLLEHKADPNLADKSGRTALMIAADHGNRAIVELLLAAKADPSLKSKGGMSAADYANRKRHEQLLPLLVKGSSQADTVTVPNAGAGAE from the coding sequence ATGTTCAAACGCTTGGCATTACCAGACACCTTGCATATCCGACGCTCGTGCTGTGCCGTGATGATCGCCATCCTCGCAACTCCGGCTATAGCCGCCGAACCGACCGGTCCTGTCGACTTCGGTAATGAGACGGATGTCACTATTACCCGCACCCTGGACCCGAATCACCCCCTGCCTCCGGCAGAGTCGCTGCTTCCTCCGCTACCGGTCCCGAAGTCAACGAATGCCATACCCGGTACGACAGCCCTGGCGCGCGCGGCAATCCGCGGCGACCTCGATGCCATCAGGGATGAGCTGGAAAACGGTGCCGATATCAACGAACAGGATCCCGACGGGACAACAGCCCTGGCCCATGCGGCCGCGGCCGGCCAGGTTGCCGCCATCAGGCTGCTGCTCGCCCGGGGTGCCGCCGTTGATCGCTCCGATAACTCCGGTGCCACGCCCTTGATGCAGACCGTTGCTGGCGGACATCTCGAGGCTGCAGCCGCGCTTGTCGAGCATGGCGCGAATGTCAACGCGCGGTTGAGCAAGAGCAAGAGCACCGTGCTCATTCTGGCCGCCTGGCACGGCAGGACCGCGATCGCCCGGTTGCTGCTCGACAAGGGCGCCGACATGAATGCAGTCAATACCGGTCATGTCAGCGCCCTGATGACTGCACTTGAACGTCGACAGTCGGAGATTGCCAGTCTTTTGCTGGAGCGCGGTGCACGTATCGACGCCGTCAGCCGCAGCGGGATGACCGTGCTGGATATTGCCGCCATGGCTGATGACAGTACGACGGTGGAAACACTCCTGAAACGGGGGCTGGAAGTGAATCGCCAGGACAGGAGCGGACGTACCGCCCTGATGCGGGCCGCCATGCGGGGCGCTACCGGCGCCATGCAGGCGCTGATCAAAGCCGGCGCCAGCGTGAACGCCGTCACCGGCAACGGGACGACAGCCCTGATCATTGCAATCGTGAACAGCGAGGCGGGATCCGCACAGCTGTTGCTGGAGAAGGGTGCCGATGTAAACGCCCGGACCACCGATCTGGGTGCTAGCGCCCTGCTGTGGGCTGCCGGCAGAAACAACCCGGACTTGATACGCCTGCTCCTGGAACACAAGGCCGATCCGAACCTGGCCGACAAGAGCGGCCGGACTGCACTGATGATTGCCGCCGACCACGGTAACAGGGCGATCGTTGAACTGCTGCTGGCAGCCAAAGCCGATCCGTCCCTGAAAAGCAAGGGTGGCATGTCTGCAGCTGACTATGCCAATCGCAAGCGGCACGAACAGCTGCTGCCGCTGCTTGTCAAGGGCAGTTCACAGGCCGATACCGTGACGGTGCCGAATGCCGGCGCGGGTGCCGAGTAG
- a CDS encoding response regulator, with translation MNTPQRILYVEDETDIQTIARIALEMVGGFTLEVCDSGKEALERATTFEPDLILLDVMMPDMDGPSTLSALRSLQATQDTPVIFMTAKAQRSEINEYKAMGALDVIPKPFDPMLLADNIRSIWERSHVST, from the coding sequence ATGAACACACCACAACGCATACTGTACGTGGAAGATGAAACGGATATCCAGACCATCGCCCGTATCGCACTCGAGATGGTCGGCGGCTTCACGCTGGAGGTTTGCGATTCCGGCAAGGAGGCGCTGGAACGGGCGACGACCTTCGAACCCGATCTCATCCTGCTCGATGTCATGATGCCGGATATGGACGGCCCCTCGACGCTGAGCGCACTGCGTTCGCTGCAGGCAACACAGGACACCCCGGTAATCTTCATGACGGCGAAGGCACAACGCAGCGAAATCAACGAGTACAAGGCGATGGGTGCGCTCGATGTCATACCCAAGCCCTTCGACCCCATGCTGCTCGCCGACAATATCAGATCCATCTGGGAGCGTTCCCATGTCAGCACCTAG